From the genome of bacterium:
TTCGATGATCGGCTCCAGGAGCCGACGGTGCTGCCGGCCAAGCTGCCCAACCTGCTGGTCAACGGCTCGAGCGGCATCGCCGTCGGCATGGCCACCAACATCCCGCCCCACAACCTGCGCGAGGTCGTCGAGGCCTGCATCCACCTGGTGGACCACCCCGACGCAGACGTCGACGAGCTGACCCGCTTCGTCAAGGGGCCGGACTTCCCGACCGGCGGCATCATCCACGGGCTGGACGGCATCCGGGAGGCGTATCGCACCGGCCGCGGCCGGATCATCATGCGCGCGCGGGCGATGGTCGAGGAGAAGGAGGGCGGCCGGCAGCAGATCGTCGTCACGGAAATCCCCTTCATGGTCAACAAGGCCCGGATGATCGAGCAGATCGCCGAGCTGGTCCGTGAAAAGAAGCTCACCGACATCACGGCCATCCGGGATGAGTCGGACCGTGACGGCATCCGTGTGGTGATCGAGCTGCGGCGTGACGCCATCCCGCAGATCGTGCTGAACCAGTTGTTCAAGCACACCCAGATGCAGTCCACGTTCGGGGTCATTCTGCTGGCGCTCGTCAAGGGCGTTCCGCAGATCCTGAACCTGAAGCAGCTCATCCAGCACTTCCTCGACCATCGGCACGAGGTCGTGGTCCGGCGGACCGAGCACGACCTGCGGGAGGCCGAAGAGCGCGAGCACATCCTCGAAGGCCTGAAGATCGCCGTGGACGCGATCGACGAGGTCGTCGAGCTGATCAAGACCTCGGCGGATACGGACACGGCGAGCACGCGGCTCCAGGAGCGGTTCGGGCTGTCCGAGCGGCAGGCCAAGGCGATCCTCGACATGCGGCTCGCCCGCCTGACCGGCCTCGAGATCGAGAAGCTGGAGCAGGAGCTGGAGGAAGTCCGCAAGCTGATCGCCGACCTCCGGGACATCCTGGCCAGCCGCGAGCGGCGGCTCGGCATCATCAAGGACGAGCTGCGCGAGCTGGCGCGGAAGTACGGCGACGAACGCCGCACCGAGATCGTGCGCGCCACGGGCGACCTCTCCGTCGAGGACCTGATCGCCGACGAGGAGATGGTGATCACGGTCTCTCACCACGGCTACATCAAGCGCCTGCCGGTCAGCGCGTACCGGCGCCAGCGGCGGGGCAGCCGCGGGCTCCAGGGGATGGAGACGCGCGAGGAGGACTGGGTCGAGCACCTCTTCCTGGCGCAGACGCACGACTACGTCATGTTCTTCACGCGCCAGGGCCACTGCTACTGGCTCAAGGTGCACGAGATCCCGCAGGCGGGCCGGGCGGCGCGCGGCAAGCCGATCGTCAACCTGCTCGCACTGCGGCCGGAGGAGCAGATCGCGGCGCTCGTGCCCGTGCGCGAGTTCCGCGAGGATCGTTACCTGATCTTCGCCACTCGCCAGGGAACGGTGAAGAAGACGTCGCTCAGCGCCTACCGGCACGTGCGCGCCACCGGGATCAACGCGATCAACATCGCCGAGGGCGATGAGCTGATCGACGTCCAGATCACCAACGGCGATGACGAGGTGATCCTGGCCACGCGCGAGGGGATGGCGATCCGGTTCCACGAGTCGGACGTGCGCGAGATGGGCCGCGTGGCCACAGGCGTGCGGGGCATCACACTCGATGAGGGAGACCACGTCGTCGGGATGGTCGTCGTGCGCAGGGATGCTGCGCCGGAGACCACGCTGCTGGTGGTGACCGAGAACGGCCGCGGCAAGCGGACGCCCGTGGACGAGTACCGCCTCCAGCGTCGCGGGGGCAAGGGCGTGATCAACTTCAAGACCAACGGCAAGTCCGGCAAGGTCGTGGCCATCAAGGAGGTCCAGAAGGGCGACGAGCTGATGCTGATCACGCGCAACGGCGTGGTGAACCGCGTCCGCTGCGACGAGATCCGCGTCATCGGCCGCGCCACGCAGGGCGTCCGCATCATGGCCCTGGACGAGGGCGATGTCGTCGTCGACGTCGCGCGCCTCGTGTCCGAGGACGAGGAGAACGGCGGCGCGGGCACGGCGGAGTCGGCCCTGGACAGCGAGGCCCTGGAATCCGGGGAGCTGGCGCCCGCCGGCGGAGCGCCCTCGCTCGAGGACGAGATCGGCGAGTGAGCACGGTGGTCACGCCGGAAGCCATCCTCGACGCCGCGGAGCGGATCCGCGGCGTCGTCGTCCGTACCCCGCTCCTCCCCGCCGACTGGCTCGCGGAGGAGATCGGCGCCGAGGTCCGCCTCAAGTGCGAGAACCTCCAGCGTGGCGGCGCGTTCAAGCTGCGGGGCGCCTACACCATGATCTCGCGGCTGCCCGAGGCGCTCCGCAGGGCAGGCGTCATCACCTACTCGTCCGGCAACCACGCGCAGGCCGTGGCGCTCGCCGCCCGGCGCTTCGGCATCCCCGCCGTCGTCGTGATGCCGGTCACCGCACCGGAGGTCAAGATCGAGGGCGCTCGACGGCTCGGTGCCGAGGTCGTGCTCGAAGGCACCACCTCCGTCGAGCGGAGGGCACGGGCCGAAGCCATCGCCGCGGAGCGCGGCCTCACCATGGTCCCGCCGTTCGACCACCCGGACGTCATCGCGGGCCAGGGCACCGTCGGGCTCGAGATCCTGGAAGACTGGCCCGACGTCCGCGCCGTCCTCGTCCCCGTCGGCGGCGGCGGGCTCCTCGCCGGCATCGCGGCCTGGGTCCGCGCCCGCAGGCCGGACTGCGCGATCATCGGCGTGGAGCCGGAGAACGCCTGCGCCATGCGCCGCTCCCTCAACGCAGGCCAGCCGGTCACCATCGAGCCCAGGCCCACGATCGCGGACGGACTCGCCCCGATCCGTCCCGGCGACCTCACGTTCGCCCACGTCCGAGAGCTCGTGGACGACGTCGTCACGGTGGACGACGACGCCATCGCCACCGCCGCGGACGAACTCCTCGCCCGGAGCAAGCTGCTCGTCGAGTACTCGGGCGCTGCCGCCGTCGCCGCGCTCCGGGCGGGGCGCTACCGGCCGGCGGGCCGGCCCACGGCCATCGTCCTCTCGGGCGGCAACCGGCGTCCCCCGGCGCTGCGGTCCCCCGGACCCGCCGCTGAATCGCCGACCCTGCGGCGCCACGGTCTCGGCCGAGTGGGACAGCGATGCCCCGTTCCCCGGGCGGATGACGGATAATGATGTGTTTCGTCGGCTTTTTATGGGTGATTCGGCTGGTCCCGCACTTGCAGTAAGATCGGGGTCATGGCTGATCACCCAGTGAAGATCTTCATTGCGGACGACGATCCGCTCCTGCTCGAGGGACTGAGCCGCGCCTTGACCGGCCGGGGCTACACGGTCCGGACCGCGGCCGACGGTCCGCAGCTCCTCTCGCTCATGGAGCGGGAGACGCCGGACCTGGTCGTGCTGGACATCATGATGCCCGGGATGAGCGGGCTGGATGTGCTGCGGCGGGTCCGGGCGGATGGCCGGTGGCTCGCCATCCCGGTGGTGATGGTGACGGCGCTGACGGACGCGGAAGTGACCCGGTCGGCGCGGGACAACGGGGCGTCGGACGTGGTGCACAAGCCGTTCCGTCTGAGGGACCTGGTGTCGCGGATCGAGCAGCGTCTGCGTGCGGCGGGCCGCAAGGTGTTGGGCGAGCCGGTGCACACCGAGGACTAGCGCGCGGGTCGGGGCGGTTCGGTGCGGCGGAAGGGTCTGCGGCCGTTCCGGCGCTTGCCGGAA
Proteins encoded in this window:
- a CDS encoding DNA gyrase subunit A, with amino-acid sequence FDDRLQEPTVLPAKLPNLLVNGSSGIAVGMATNIPPHNLREVVEACIHLVDHPDADVDELTRFVKGPDFPTGGIIHGLDGIREAYRTGRGRIIMRARAMVEEKEGGRQQIVVTEIPFMVNKARMIEQIAELVREKKLTDITAIRDESDRDGIRVVIELRRDAIPQIVLNQLFKHTQMQSTFGVILLALVKGVPQILNLKQLIQHFLDHRHEVVVRRTEHDLREAEEREHILEGLKIAVDAIDEVVELIKTSADTDTASTRLQERFGLSERQAKAILDMRLARLTGLEIEKLEQELEEVRKLIADLRDILASRERRLGIIKDELRELARKYGDERRTEIVRATGDLSVEDLIADEEMVITVSHHGYIKRLPVSAYRRQRRGSRGLQGMETREEDWVEHLFLAQTHDYVMFFTRQGHCYWLKVHEIPQAGRAARGKPIVNLLALRPEEQIAALVPVREFREDRYLIFATRQGTVKKTSLSAYRHVRATGINAINIAEGDELIDVQITNGDDEVILATREGMAIRFHESDVREMGRVATGVRGITLDEGDHVVGMVVVRRDAAPETTLLVVTENGRGKRTPVDEYRLQRRGGKGVINFKTNGKSGKVVAIKEVQKGDELMLITRNGVVNRVRCDEIRVIGRATQGVRIMALDEGDVVVDVARLVSEDEENGGAGTAESALDSEALESGELAPAGGAPSLEDEIGE